In Candidatus Kapaibacterium thiocyanatum, the DNA window CTTCCGCATCGCTCTCGGCGGAGCACAGGAATACTTCGGTGCCCGTGCCGATCTCGTCTGCTTCTCCAAGGCCGTCGCCAACGGCATGCCCTTGTCCATCCTCGCAGGTCGTGCCGATGTGATGTCGCTGCTCGAACGCGACGTCTTCTTCTTCACGACGTTCGGAGGAGAGGCCCTGTCGCTGGCGGCGGCGAAGGCCACCATCGAATTCATGCGCGATCACGACGTAACCACGGCCATCGCGGCGAAGGGAACGCGTCTGCGCGATGGATACAATGCCATCGCGGCGGCACACGGCATGGACTTCACCAGGGCGTCGGGTCTTCCATGTCGTTCCATCGTCACCTTCGATGCGTCTGCAGGCGATCCGCTGCTGATGAAGTCCCTGATGCAGCAGGAGATGATCCGCCGTGGCGTGTTGTGGGGCGGCTTCCATACGGTATGCTACGCACATACCGATGAAGACATCGAACACGTTCTGGATGCCTACGATGCCGTGCTCCCCATGCTGCGCGATGCGGTCGTCAACGGCACGGTCGACGAACTGCTGCGTGGCGAGCCCGTCCAGGCCGTCTTCCGCAAGACGAGCAACTTCAACATGAAACCCAGGCGCGTCGCGGAGTCCGTATGAACGACGTCCTCTCGTCCTTCCATCTCGACGGTCGTGTGGCCATCGTCACCGGTGCAGCCGGCCTCATCGGTCGTGAGCACTGCCGTGCACTCGCGGCAGCAGGTGCCGTCGTCATCGCCGCAGACGTCGATCAGCACGCCGCCATCGATGCCGCCGCCGAGATCGGCGAACCGCATCGCGGCGTAATGCTCGACGTGACCAATCCCGGGTCGCTCGTGGCACTGCGCGACATGCTGCTTGCGGACTACGGACGCATCGACGTGCTCGTGAACAATGCGGCCATCAACGATATGGTCGAGCATCCTGTGCTGGCCGCGGAGCTATCGTCCTTCGAACGGTATCCGCTCGCCTTGTGGAAGCGCGTCTTCGACGTCAACGTCACGGGTGTCTTCCTCTGCTGCCAGGTCTTCGGTGCCGTCATGGCCGGACGCGGAGCGGGCAGCATCATCAACATCGGTTCCACCTACGGTAGTGTAGCGCCCGATCAGTCCATCTACAGGACGCCCGACGGCAAGCAGCCCTTCTTCAAATCGGCCGCCTATCCCGCCAGCAAGGGTGCGGTGGGGATGCTGACGCGATTCCTCGCATCGTACTGGGGACATGCGGGCGTGCGGGTCAATACGCTCTCGCCCGGGGGCGTCGAGAACGGTCAGCAACAGTATTTCATCGACAACTACAGCAAGCGCACACCCATCGGCCGCATGGCCGGTCGCTCGGACTATCGGGGTGCCCTGGTCTTCCTCGCGAGCGATGCATCCTCCTACATGACCGGACACGATCTGGTCGTGGACGGAGGCTGGACGATCTGGTAATTCATTCCATCCCATCAGTAGAGATGAGGCCCATCATGTCGCAACGTTCAATCATGCTCGGCGACCGTCGCGTAGGCGACGACGCACCGGTCTACGTCATTGCCGAAATCGGCATCAACCACAACGGCTCGGTCGAAACCGCGAAGAAGATGATCGACGGTGCCGTTGCCGCCGGGGCCGACTGCGTCAAGTTCCAGAAGCGTACTCCCGAGATCTGCGTTCCGCGCGATCAGTGGCTGATCGAACGCGATACGCCCTGGGGACGCATGACCTATATCGACTACCGTTACAAGGTCGAATTCAATGCCGAAGACTACGCCGAGATCCAGCGCTATTGCCGCGCCAATGGTATCGACTGGACAGTGTCGTGCTGGGACGAGGAAGCCGTCCAGTTCATGGAACGCTACTTCGACGTACCCTTCTACAAGGCCGCCTCGGCTTCGCTCACGGATATCTCCCTGTTGCACGCCATGCAGGCCACCGGACGTCCGTTGATGATCTCTACGGGTATGTCCACGATGGAGGAGATCGAAGAAGCCATCTCCGTGCTCGATCCTCGCCAGCTTCTCGTGGCTCATGCGACGTCGTCCTATCCAGCACCCGTCGCCGAGCTCAACCTCAGGATGATCACCACGTTGCGTGCGCGGTTCCCGGAGATCGTGATCGGATATTCCGGACACGAGACGGGCCTCGCCACGACGTGGGCGGCCGTCGCTCTCGGTGCCGGCTTCGTCGAACGCCACATCACACTCGATCGCGCCATGTGGGGTACGGACCAGGCCGCCTCCGTCGAACTCGGTGGACTCGAACGTCTTGTAGAGAACATCCGCGACATCGAAGTGGCTCTCGGTGACGGCATCAAGCGCGTCTACGACAGCGAGATCGGTCCGCGTGCCAAGCTGCGCCGCGTTCCTTCACGCGAGACAGTGACGGTCTGATGAGCAATCTCGAAGTCGTCACGATGGGGATTACGATAGGGGCCGCGCTGCTGTTCATCGCACTGGAGCGTATGGCCCCCTATTCGAAGGGGCAGAGACTCTTCCGTGAAGGATTCTGGAACGACTTCTTCTGGTACACGATCGTCCAGAGCTACGTTCTCGGCCTGATCATCTTCAACGTACTCCACTACGTGGACACCGGAACCGGAATACATCGATGGACGCTCGTACGCGATCTGCCGCTCGTCGTGCAGGTCGTGATCTTCCTCGTCGTGCACGACCTCTACATCTACTGGTTCCATCGCCTCCAGCATCGCAGCGCAACGCTCTGGCGGCTGCACGAGGCCCATCACTCGACACACGATGTGGACTGGTTGAGCGGATCGCGTTCGCACTCGCTCGAAATCATGATCAACCAGACCATCGAGTTCGCGCCGATCGTCCTGCTGGCCTCGCCCGAGGTCGCCGTCATCAAGGGATGTATCGATGCCGTCTGGGGAATGTATATTCACAGCAACATCGACGTGCGAACGGGCTGGTTGCAATACGTGATCAACGGTCCGGAAATGCATCGCTGGCATCATGCGGTGGACGACGAGGCGCACAACAGGAATTTCTCGACAAAGCTGGCGATATGGGACTGGATGTTCGGTACCGCCTACCTCCCGAAGGGTGCCAAGCCATCCGGATACGGTCTCGGCGCACCCTTCCCGAAGAACTATTTCGTACAGCATGCCTATGCCTTCAGACCCCTCGACGACGATGCCGTCGACGATCGTTCCGGATCATGACACCGAGGTCGATACGATCATCGTGTCGGACATTCATCTCGGGTCGGATGTAAGCCGGTCGAGCAGGCTGCTCGAACTGCTCCGGTCCTGCACATATCACAGGCTGATCCTCAACGGCGATGTCTTCGACGATCTGAACTTCAACAGGTTGTCGAAGGACGACTGGAAGTTCCTTTCCTACATCCGCAGGATGTCGAACCCACGCAGGGGAGTGGACGTCGTCTGGGTCGTGGGCAATCACGATGGTGGCGTGGCGGAAATCCTGAGCCATCTGCTCGGCGTACCCGTCCACGAAGAATATCTGTGGGAATCGCACGGGCGTCGCCATCTCGCCATCCACGGACATCAGTTCGACAAGTGGATCAACGATCACGTCATCGTGACGGCCGTCGCGTCGTGGCTCTATCTGCTGTTGCAGAAGATGGACCCCGAACACCGCATGAGCCGATGGGTGAAACGTACCAGCAAGAAGTGGCTTCGCCTGAGCGACAAGGTAGGGCACGATGCCGCAGTCTATGGCAGGAAGCAGCATGAAGCGGACGTGGTCTTCTGCGGCCATACGCATCATGCGACGGAGACGAGCGTCGATGGCGTGCGATACTTCAATTCCGGGTGCTGGACGGACAAGCCTTCACAGTACGTCACGATCGACCTGCAAGGGGAGATACGCATACAGGAATGCCTCTAGCACGATCGTCATCGTGTACGATCGAGGGGAGCGATGACGGACGCTACGACGGACTCAGCGTCGTCGCGACATGCACTGTACTGCCTTCCGCAGCTTCTCGTCGGTATGGTACAAGGCGAGGAGCATCGTCAGGATGTCGTCGATCTTCTTTACGGGAATATCCTCGTCCGGATCGAGGAGCAGGATCTTCACGCGAGCACGCCCTTCGCTGACGAGATCGGGATGGTCGATCTTGCTGCCTTCCATGAAGCCGATGTAGGGCATCCCGAGCTTCTTGTGTATCCAGAAATAGCAGAAGATCTTGCCCTTGTAGCAGAAGAAGGGCATCTGATACTTCATGGTCTGGGTGATGTTCGGATCCTTGTCGAGGATGAGCTTCCTGAGAAAGAGGAACAAACCCTGCAGGGGTTCTTCGTAGCGAGCGAAGTAGTTGTTGGATTCAGCGACCATGGTATCGGTGGGTTGTTATGCGACGGCGATGAAGATATCGACTTCGGCATTCTTCATGTCCGTGGCTTTCGGACCGTACACTTCGAAATCGGTCGTGAACGTGCGGTCGATGCCGGCATTCCAGATACGTAACCATTCGTGGTAGACGATGCCTTCCGTGAGATCGCCCTTCGCAATGAACGGAGTATAGGTTCCGCCACCCAGGACCTTGCCCGTGAGACCTGCGGGAAGATCGTCGAGGCTGGCCACCTTGCAGCCCAGAAGCGTCGTATATGGCCGGGTGTGATCCTTCTCGTAATCCGTGTAGATACAGTAGACCGTGTCGTCGACGCGGCCCGGAATGCGTACGATGACGTTCTCCGACATGAACCGCGCCCACAACGCGGGAATGTCCGTCATGGCCTGGCCGTTCTCGTTGGTCGTCCGTACGGCGATGCCGGCGACGGCGAATGGTTCGATGGTGATGGTCGTCATCGTCATGGCTCCGGATTGTGTCTCCCGAAACTACGAGGCCGCTCCTGACAACGGTATGTCAGGAGCGGCCTCTCCGTATACGATCTCGGAGTGGATCGCCGCCGCTATCCCGTATACTTTCTGTGGCGGTGATACGCCGCATAGAACAGTTGCGGGAAGATCACCAGCGAGAGGATGGCTGCCGTGACGAAGCCGCTGACGACGACGATGGCCAGGGGACGCTGGGCGTCCGAACCGATACCCGTCGACAATGCGGCCGGCAACAGGCCCAGGATGCCCATGAGTGCCGTCATGATGATGGGACGTATGCGGCTTTCCACGCCTGCGCGGATGGCGTCCTTCAGCGACAGCTTGTCGACCGTACGCCGTCGGTGGAATTCGTTGACCAGCAGCACGCCGTTCAGGATGCATATGCCCGACAGGGCGATGAAGCCGATGCCCGCCGAGATGCTGAAGTTGGTACCCGAGAGAAGCAGACCCCAGATGCCGCCGATCAATGCGAACGGTACGTTCAGGATGATGAGGACGGCGTCGCGGACGTTCCCCGTGGTGGCCAGGAGGATCAGGAAGATGAGGATGAGGCTGATGGGAACCGCGACGGCCAGTGTGGACTCCGCGCGCTGCTGGTTCTCGAAGTCGCCCGTCCACGTCAGCGTCACTCCCGCAGGCAGCTTCACGGCTTTGCCGATCTGCTGCTGCGCGTCGGCGATGGTGCTGCCCATGTCGCGGTCGCGGATGGAGAACTTCACGGCGATGAATCGTGCGGCGCCCTCGCGGAAGAGGAGCAACGGGCCGGTGACGGACTTGATGGTGGCGATTTCCTTCAGCGGAACGGTCGTGCCGTGGAGCGTGGGTACGCGCAGATCGGCGATCTCCGTTTCGTTGCTGCGATATTCCTGCAGGTAGCGCACACGGATACCGTACTTGCGCTCGCCATCGTAGAACTGCGATGCGGCTTTCCCGCCGATGGCCATGGCGATGACGCTGTTCGCGTCGGCCGACGTCACGCCGTAGGTGGCCATGCGCTGCTTGTCGAGCTCGATGCGGAGTTCGGGTTGACCGAGGTTGCGGATGATGCCGAGGTCGGCGATGCCGGGTACCTTGTGAAGGATCGACTCCACATGCTCGGCCTGTTTCTCGATGACGTGCAGGTCCTGGCCGAAGATCTTGACGGCGATCGATCCCTTCACACCCGACACGGCTTCCTCGACGTTGTCCATGATCGGCTGCGAGAAGTTGAAGTTGATGCCCGGATAGATGGCGAGGCGACGTTGCATTTCGGACACCAGGTCGTCGCGTGTGATATGCCGCTTCCACTGTGCCTGCGGCACGAGGTCGACATGGAATTCCACGTTGTAGAATCCCGTTGGATCCGTTCCGTCGTTCGGGCGTCCCGTCTGCGACAGCACACCGCGCACTTCGGGGAAGTTGCGGATGATGTCACGCATGCCTGCCGACAGACGCACGGCTTCCTCGAGCGAGATGCTGAGGGGAAGATTGGCCCGTACGTACATGGCTCCTTCGTTGAGGTGCGGCAGGAATTCCGTACCCAGCAGGCCGAAGGACATGATACCGGCTGCCACGACACCGGCCGTGGCCGTGATGGAGACCTTCCTGTTACGTGCCGCGAGATCGTAGAGGCCGATGATACGTTTGCGGATGAAGTCGACGATGACGTTGTGGCGCTCCCGCACGTTCTTCCGCATGAGGATACTCACCAGTACCGGTACGAGCGTGAGCGTGAGCAGCAACGCTCCAAGCAGGGCGAACGTCAACGTATAGGCCAGCGGCGTGAAGAGCTTCCCTTCGACCTTCTGGAAGGCGAAGAGCGGAATGAGACACGTGACGATGATGATCTTGGCGAAGAAGACGGACTTGCCCATCTCCGTGCCCACGCGCTTGATGATGCCGAGCTTCGACATCTTGTTGAACCGGTCCATGCCCATCTTGTGGGATAGATGGTCCAATGCCACGAATATCCCCTCCACCATCACCACGGCCCCGTCGATGATGATGCCGAAGTCGATGGCGCCGATCGACAGCAGATTCGCGGGCATGCCCTTGATCTTGAGGCAGACGAAGGCGAAGAGCAATGACAGGGGAATGATGATGGCCACGATGAACGTGGCGCGCAGGTCGGCCATGAAGAGCAGCACGATGACCGTGACGAGGATGATGCCTTCCACGATGTTGTGCGATACCGTGCCGATGCAGTAGTCGATGAGGTTCTGTCTGTTGTAGAAGGGCACGATCTCCACATCGTTCGGCAGCGCCGTCGCGCGTATCTCGTCGAGCTTCTCCTGGAGGGCCTTGATGACGAGGCCTGGATCCTTGCCCTTGCGCATGACGACGATACCCTGGACGACGTCGGGCTCCGCGTTGCGTCCGACCTGGCCGAGTCTCGGCAGGGTGGATTCGTAGACGTCTGCGACGTTCTTGACGAGGATCGGCATGCCGTCGATGTAATCGACGATGATGTTGTTGATGTCGTCGATCGACTGCAGCAGGCCGATACCGCGGACGACGTAGGCCTGATCGTTCTTCTCGATGACGTCGCCACCGACGTTGACGTTGCTCTTGGTGACGGCGTCGTAGACGGCGAGCGGCGTGAGGTCGTACTTCTTGAGCAGGTTCGGATTGACGCCGATCTCGAAGGTCTTGACCACGCCGCCGAAGCTCACGACGTCCGCCACGCCGCTCACGGACCTGATGCGGCGTTCGATCACCCAGTCCTGCAGCGACTTCAGATCGCTGACCGAGTGCGTCTTGCTGCGCAGCGTATAGCGGAAGATCTCGCCCGTGGGGCCATACGGTGGTTGTATCTCGGGATTGACGCCTTCGGGCATGTCGGCATTGGCGAGCAGGCTGGCGACGTTCTGCCGTGCTTCCAGGTCCGAGACGTCGTCGTCGAAGATGATCCTGATCACGGACAGACCGAAGAGCGTCGTACTGCGCAGCGAACTCTTCCTCGCGACGCCGTTCACGGACGCTTCGATGGGGATGGTGACGAACTTCTCGACTTCTTCCGCACCTCTTCCCGGCCATTGCGTGATGATCGTCACCTGCGTATTGGTGACATCGGGGAAGGCATCGATGATCGTCGTCGAGAACGATACCAGGCCAGCCACGATGAGACCTGCCGTCGCGAAGAGGATC includes these proteins:
- a CDS encoding N-acetylneuraminate synthase — protein: MSQRSIMLGDRRVGDDAPVYVIAEIGINHNGSVETAKKMIDGAVAAGADCVKFQKRTPEICVPRDQWLIERDTPWGRMTYIDYRYKVEFNAEDYAEIQRYCRANGIDWTVSCWDEEAVQFMERYFDVPFYKAASASLTDISLLHAMQATGRPLMISTGMSTMEEIEEAISVLDPRQLLVAHATSSYPAPVAELNLRMITTLRARFPEIVIGYSGHETGLATTWAAVALGAGFVERHITLDRAMWGTDQAASVELGGLERLVENIRDIEVALGDGIKRVYDSEIGPRAKLRRVPSRETVTV
- a CDS encoding short-chain dehydrogenase produces the protein MNDVLSSFHLDGRVAIVTGAAGLIGREHCRALAAAGAVVIAADVDQHAAIDAAAEIGEPHRGVMLDVTNPGSLVALRDMLLADYGRIDVLVNNAAINDMVEHPVLAAELSSFERYPLALWKRVFDVNVTGVFLCCQVFGAVMAGRGAGSIINIGSTYGSVAPDQSIYRTPDGKQPFFKSAAYPASKGAVGMLTRFLASYWGHAGVRVNTLSPGGVENGQQQYFIDNYSKRTPIGRMAGRSDYRGALVFLASDASSYMTGHDLVVDGGWTIW
- a CDS encoding fatty acid hydroxylase: MSNLEVVTMGITIGAALLFIALERMAPYSKGQRLFREGFWNDFFWYTIVQSYVLGLIIFNVLHYVDTGTGIHRWTLVRDLPLVVQVVIFLVVHDLYIYWFHRLQHRSATLWRLHEAHHSTHDVDWLSGSRSHSLEIMINQTIEFAPIVLLASPEVAVIKGCIDAVWGMYIHSNIDVRTGWLQYVINGPEMHRWHHAVDDEAHNRNFSTKLAIWDWMFGTAYLPKGAKPSGYGLGAPFPKNYFVQHAYAFRPLDDDAVDDRSGS
- a CDS encoding AraC family transcriptional regulator; this translates as MTTITIEPFAVAGIAVRTTNENGQAMTDIPALWARFMSENVIVRIPGRVDDTVYCIYTDYEKDHTRPYTTLLGCKVASLDDLPAGLTGKVLGGGTYTPFIAKGDLTEGIVYHEWLRIWNAGIDRTFTTDFEVYGPKATDMKNAEVDIFIAVA
- a CDS encoding cation transporter, with product MTALIRFIIAFSLRNRFLILFATAGLIVAGLVSFSTTIIDAFPDVTNTQVTIITQWPGRGAEEVEKFVTIPIEASVNGVARKSSLRSTTLFGLSVIRIIFDDDVSDLEARQNVASLLANADMPEGVNPEIQPPYGPTGEIFRYTLRSKTHSVSDLKSLQDWVIERRIRSVSGVADVVSFGGVVKTFEIGVNPNLLKKYDLTPLAVYDAVTKSNVNVGGDVIEKNDQAYVVRGIGLLQSIDDINNIIVDYIDGMPILVKNVADVYESTLPRLGQVGRNAEPDVVQGIVVMRKGKDPGLVIKALQEKLDEIRATALPNDVEIVPFYNRQNLIDYCIGTVSHNIVEGIILVTVIVLLFMADLRATFIVAIIIPLSLLFAFVCLKIKGMPANLLSIGAIDFGIIIDGAVVMVEGIFVALDHLSHKMGMDRFNKMSKLGIIKRVGTEMGKSVFFAKIIIVTCLIPLFAFQKVEGKLFTPLAYTLTFALLGALLLTLTLVPVLVSILMRKNVRERHNVIVDFIRKRIIGLYDLAARNRKVSITATAGVVAAGIMSFGLLGTEFLPHLNEGAMYVRANLPLSISLEEAVRLSAGMRDIIRNFPEVRGVLSQTGRPNDGTDPTGFYNVEFHVDLVPQAQWKRHITRDDLVSEMQRRLAIYPGINFNFSQPIMDNVEEAVSGVKGSIAVKIFGQDLHVIEKQAEHVESILHKVPGIADLGIIRNLGQPELRIELDKQRMATYGVTSADANSVIAMAIGGKAASQFYDGERKYGIRVRYLQEYRSNETEIADLRVPTLHGTTVPLKEIATIKSVTGPLLLFREGAARFIAVKFSIRDRDMGSTIADAQQQIGKAVKLPAGVTLTWTGDFENQQRAESTLAVAVPISLILIFLILLATTGNVRDAVLIILNVPFALIGGIWGLLLSGTNFSISAGIGFIALSGICILNGVLLVNEFHRRRTVDKLSLKDAIRAGVESRIRPIIMTALMGILGLLPAALSTGIGSDAQRPLAIVVVSGFVTAAILSLVIFPQLFYAAYHRHRKYTG